Within Anaerolineae bacterium, the genomic segment TGGTGAGCACGCCTTCCTCGTCAAAATTGACCGGCTGCGTGACCAGGGCATCACTCTCCTGGGGCGGCGGCGGAAGCGTTTGGATCTGCCGGACCACCAGATAGGTTTGCCCCATGGTGATCCGGTCTCCCGGAGCCAGTTTGGTTTTAGCCGCTATTTTTTTATCATTAACCAAAACACCGCTGCGGCTGTTCAGGTCTTCTAACCAATATGCCCGATCTTCAAACGTTAAACGGGCATGGTGGCGAGACACGGTCATATCCGGCGACAGGTCCAGGGTAACTTCTTGCCCCTCGGAAGGCCGGCCAATGATAATCGTGTCGGCTTCAGACCGGAAGGTTTTGCGGATGGATGATAGATATGAATATTCAATAATGATCATCGTCTGACGTCCTTATCCTGCGGGGTCGTTGACCATCCGGCCAACGAGGCGCAAGGTTTTCTCTAATTCGGCTTGCCAGGTTTCTTGATTGGGATGCAGCGGCAGGGTGAGTTGGCGGGGCGTTATTTTGGTCGCCGGACCAAGTCGGCGCTGCAAACCGGCGCGGTCAACGCCTTCCAGAGTGTCGGCCCGGATGATGACCTGCCCCGCCTCAGTGATAATAGCTTTGACCCCCGCTTCCATGGCCAGCAATTTGAGTTTGAGTTGGTAGAGCAAATTAGCCACCGGCTCGGGCATTTCGCCAAAACGGTCTTTCAATTCCTGGGCCATTTCGCCAATGCCCTTGAGGGTGTTAATTCCGGCCAGACGGCGATAAAGCCGCAGGCGCAGTTTTTCCTCCGGCAAATAATCCTCCGGCACGTAGGCCGGAATGGGCAGGTTCAATTGAATGCCTTCGGAGAGGGGGGACAGGTAAGCTTCAGCCTCGTCGTCGGTAACCAGATGCGGGGCCTCGCCCTTTAACTCGCGGATGGCCTGGGCCAACAGTCGGGTGTACAGGTCAAAACCCACGGCGGCAATGTGGCCGTGTTGTTTGGTGCCCAACAATTCGCCCGCGCCGCGGATTTCCAGGTCGCGCATGGCAATGCGGAAACCGGCCCCCAACTCGCTGGCCTCGGCGATGGCCTCCAGCCGCTTGCGGGCGTCCGGGCTGAGTTCATAATATTTGGGCGTCAACAGGTAGGCGGATGCTTGCACGGCCCCGCGCCCCACCCGGCCGCGCAACTGGTACAGTTGGGCCAGCCCCAGACGGTCGGCCCGGTCAATGATGATGGTATTGACGTTGGGCATGTCCAGGCCGTTTTCAATAATGGAGGTGCTGACCAGCACGTCAAACTCCCCGGCCACAAAACTCACCATTACCCGCTCCAGTTGGCGCGGACTCATTTGGCCGTGGGCCACGCCAACCCTGGCCTCCGGCACAATATTGCGAATCCGGTTGGCTTTTTGCTCAATACCCATCACCCGGTTGAAAACGTAAAACACCTGCCCGCCCCGGTCCAGTTCCCGTAAAATGGATTTACGGATCAGCGGCTCGTTGTATTCGGTGACGGTGGTTTGAATGGGTAGCCGTTCTTCCGGGGGCGTGTCAATGGTGCTCAGGTCGCTCACGCCGCTCAACGACATGTGCAAGGTGCGCGGGATGGGCGTGGCGGTGAGGGTGAGCACGTCAACCTGGGTGCGCAGGGCCTTTAATTTTTCTTTTTGTTTAACGCCAAAGCGCTGCTCTTCGTCAATGACCAGCAGCCCCAGGTTTTTGAATTTAACATCTTTTTGCAGCAGGCGATGCGTGCCAATCACAATATCGGTGGCGCCTTCGACCAAGTTTTGCAGCGTTTCCTGCTGCTGGCTTTTGGTGCGGAAGCGCGATAGGATTTCGATTTTGACCGGGTAATTTTCCAGGCGCTGGCGGAAGGTTTGATAATGCTGCTGCACCAGCACGGTGGTGGGGGCCAGGATGGATACCTGCATGCCGTCCATCACGGCCTTGAAGGCCGCCCGCAGCGCGACCTCGGTTTTGCCGTAGCCCACGTCGCCGCAAACCAGGCGACCCATGGGCCGGGGCTTTTCCATATCCGCCTTAACTTCTTCAATGGCCCGCAGTTGGTCGTCGGTTTCCACAAAAGGAAAAGCGTCTTCAATTTCAGATTGCCATTCGGTATCTGGGCTAAAGGCGTGGCCCGGCGCTACCTCTCGTTTGGCGTACAGTTCCAACAACTCTTTGGCAATGTCTTCCACCGCTCGCCTGGCCCGGCGTTTGACCGTATTCCAATCTGCGCCGCCCAACCGGTTGAGGATGGGGGCATGTTCATCCAAACCCACGTAGCGGGCCAGCCGGTCGGCCTGGTGGATGGGCACGTACAATTTATCGTTGTTGGCATATTCCACGGCCAGGTATTCGCGCTCAACGCCTTCAAAGTCCAGCTTGACCAGGCCCATATAGCGGCCAATGCCGTGCTCAATGTGCACCACCAGATTGCCGGGGTCAACATCGGCAA encodes:
- the mfd gene encoding transcription-repair coupling factor, yielding MLKLFNQIPAYNSLADALHNGEGNDDLRHPLGVFTAARPALLAALLADLQRPIFFITARADRARILTEQIQFWAENPDAVHRLPDPDALPHEKVAWGYETIQGRLAALAALVAHGQAGPPPLVVTSARALMHKTLPPAEFTTMPFKVGQRISLNEVVGRWVELGYQPEEVVEVPGSFSRRGGILDIFPPNLAMPVRIELFGDEIDSLRSFDPVTQRSDARLKSFTVTPASEALPRCAERAVQQLRQWDLANLQPSAKIAFEEDVARLDSGTTFRGIEYYLPFFYNGVITQSDDEEGVSVLDYLPDNALVFIEDPEELALVVDELETQARTLKQDLTDVGDLPGQWPDPYFGWKTLPAALAARQPLVLGFSSLTEPRPNEQAPFDPSTEPDGREKFTIHAQPVGTSQLVIDNSQFTPNLLGLHNSSFPLQSIFVPAPAFGGQVKNVLQEIIERKKQGERVVLVSRQAARLSSLLDELAGLTVTPLESLAPGNPPPPSGSITLVQGMLMEGWSVAGEQDEPLITVMSDSELFGWKKPTTIHRPKPRRGVTPETFFADVDPGNLVVHIEHGIGRYMGLVKLDFEGVEREYLAVEYANNDKLYVPIHQADRLARYVGLDEHAPILNRLGGADWNTVKRRARRAVEDIAKELLELYAKREVAPGHAFSPDTEWQSEIEDAFPFVETDDQLRAIEEVKADMEKPRPMGRLVCGDVGYGKTEVALRAAFKAVMDGMQVSILAPTTVLVQQHYQTFRQRLENYPVKIEILSRFRTKSQQQETLQNLVEGATDIVIGTHRLLQKDVKFKNLGLLVIDEEQRFGVKQKEKLKALRTQVDVLTLTATPIPRTLHMSLSGVSDLSTIDTPPEERLPIQTTVTEYNEPLIRKSILRELDRGGQVFYVFNRVMGIEQKANRIRNIVPEARVGVAHGQMSPRQLERVMVSFVAGEFDVLVSTSIIENGLDMPNVNTIIIDRADRLGLAQLYQLRGRVGRGAVQASAYLLTPKYYELSPDARKRLEAIAEASELGAGFRIAMRDLEIRGAGELLGTKQHGHIAAVGFDLYTRLLAQAIRELKGEAPHLVTDDEAEAYLSPLSEGIQLNLPIPAYVPEDYLPEEKLRLRLYRRLAGINTLKGIGEMAQELKDRFGEMPEPVANLLYQLKLKLLAMEAGVKAIITEAGQVIIRADTLEGVDRAGLQRRLGPATKITPRQLTLPLHPNQETWQAELEKTLRLVGRMVNDPAG